In Aegilops tauschii subsp. strangulata cultivar AL8/78 chromosome 3, Aet v6.0, whole genome shotgun sequence, one genomic interval encodes:
- the LOC109758671 gene encoding uncharacterized protein, producing the protein MDSGSGLNIIYAATLESLGIPMTWLSKRNMQFHGVIPGKKAKSLGQIALDVVFSEEKNFRKERLTFEVADFRSSYHAILGRPAYARFMARPCYVYLKLKMPGPKGVITITGNRKLAEEYL; encoded by the coding sequence ATGGACAGCGGCAGCGGGCTTAATATCATTTATGCCGCCACATTGGAATCGTTGGGAATCCCGATGACCTGGCTCAGCAAGAGGAACATGCAGTTCCACGGGGTAATCCCTGGGAAGAAGGCCAAATCACTTGGCCAGATTGCCCTCGATGTCGTGTTCAGCGAGGAGAAGAACTTCCGAAAGGAACGACTGACTTTCGAGGTGGCGGACTTCCGAAGCAGTTATCACGCCATCCTGGGTAGGCCTGCCTACGCACGTTTTATGGCCCGTCCATGTTACGtgtatcttaagcttaagatgccaggGCCGAAAGGCGTGATCACCATCACAGGCAATCGGAAGTTGGCCGAAGAGTACCTCTAG